Genomic segment of Sulfurimonas sp.:
CACTGTAATCTGTGCTATTTGCAGCTAAACACTCATAAATCTTCTCTATTTTGTTTTTATCATACGGACTAGATCCCATTGTATCGATCAAAATATAGTCGCAGTATTTAAGCGATTCAAGTGCAGCCGAAAATTCAGGAGGATCAACAACCGTCTCAATCCCAAGTTTCATCATTCTCGCATATTGCATCAGTTGTTCAACTGCACCAATACGGTAAGTATCTAAAACAACTAAACCAACCTTGTATTTTTTCTGCATCAAAAATGAATATCTTGCAGCAAGCTTTGCTATAGATGTTGTTTTCCCAACACCTGTAGGACCAACAAGCATAATAACTTTCTTGCTTCCCATACTTGGATTTGTCTCCATCCTTATAGGAATCACTTTTCTAAGCAGTGTTTGAAAATATCTCTTTACCGTAGTTGAGTTTTCACGCATCTGAAGAGGCATATGCTCTAATGTCATTCTCATAATAGCATCTAGATGTTTTCTATCCATTCCGCTTTGAACAGATAGCTTATAGATCTCTGCAAACTCTGGTGGAATCTGACTCTCAAGCTCAGGTGCTTTTTCATCCCAAAACATATCTTGGATTAGCTTAACTTTATCACCGAGTTTATTAATCTGGTTTTTGATCTCTTTTAGCTCTTTTGGTTCAGCTAAATTTAGATTTTGAACTGTCTGCGTTTTTTTATCGGTGTAATCAAACTGAGGTCTTGTAACATCTGAAATTTGAGAAATCTGTTCAGCTGATTTTGAAATATTAAGCAATATATCTTCACTCTCCTGTCTAAGAGGAGTTTGTTGTTGAAGAGGTTTTTTCGGCTTTTGATAACTTGATGGTATATCATTTTCATCTATACCGATTACTATCTCATAAAGAGGCTCTTTTCCAAGTGCTTTTTTTTGAATTTCACGAGTCTCAATAAGCATACCCTCATCGCCAACTTCCATTTTGGCTTTTTTAAGTGCATCTGAGGGGCTATTACCGCTAAAAGTTAAAATCTTCATCTATACAAATCCATTAAAGGTATCAACACGCTGTCTCTTTTATTCCACCCTGGATGAGGGAGAGTTAATTTTTCTTTATTCATACAAATATTATCATAGAAAATGATATCCAAATCTAAACTCCTAGGTGCGTTGGCAAAAGTTCTTACTCTTCGAAACTTTTTTTCAACTTTTTGAAGATAGTTTAAAATCTGCATTGGCAGCATATTTGTTTTTAACACAATTAAAGCATTAAAAAAATCATCCTGTTCTAAAAATCCAAACGGTGGATTTTTCAGTATTGATGATGTTTGTAAAACTTCAACCATATTACTTTTTTTAAAAAAACAAAAGAGATGTTCAAATCTGCGTTTAACATCTCCTGTATTCCCGCCGATTCCAACTATGACTTGATGTCTATAAGTTGATTTTTGGGAAGTTTTATATCCGTAACGTAAACCTTTATATATACTAAGTTCATCATTTAATTTACGCTTTAGATACACTAACAAACCTTATTGAGCTTGTTGTTGCGCTTGCTGTTGAGCAGCTTGTGCAGCAGCAATTTCTTGCATAATTTGAGTCATACCAACCATAGCTAAATGGTAACCAAACGGACCAAAACCAACAATTGACGATGCACATACAGGTGCTACCATATTTGTTTTTCTAAACTCTTCACGACGGTGAATGTTAGAGATATGAACTTCAATAGTCGGAATAGCTACTGCACTGATCGCATCACGAATAGCAATTGATGTGTGAGTATATGCCGCAGGGTTAATGATAATCCCTTGAGCTTCACCGTAACATTCTTGAATTTTATCAACAATCTCACCCTCTAAATTTGACTGAAAAAACTCTATTTCTATATTGTTCTGTCCCGCGAACTCTTTCATTTGAGCATGGATTTGTTCTAATTTCATCGGTCCGTAAATTTGTTGTTCTCTTACACCTAACATGTTTAAGTTTGGACCTTGAATAACTACTACTTTCATTTTTTACCTTGTATTTAGACTTTAAAGAGATATTTTATCTTATAGAATATTAAAGTTGATTGATTTTTAACAAATGATGTATAATTACGCAACTAAACCACTCCAAAGAAATTAAATGCGAATTATTACACCCCATTATATATTACTAGAAGACAGAGTTGTTACTAACCTCTCCGTAGCTTACGATAAAACTATTAAAAAAATAGCACCATACGAAGAACTCTTAGATGAATTTCCAGATGCAAAAGTTACATCACTAAGAGAAAACTCATTACTTATGCCAGGACTTATAAATGCACATGTTCATATAGAATTTAGCGGCAATAAAACAGAACTTTCTTACGGTGATTTTATATCTTGGCTTTACAGCGTAATAGAAAACCGTGAGGATTTGATTAACGGATGTTCAAAAGAGTGTATGAATAAAGCTATTGATCAAATGTTAAGGTCCGGAATTACAACTTTTGGTGCAATTTCATCACATGCGATGGATCTTGAAGCGTGTGAAAATGCTAAACAAAATGTTGTATTTTTTAATGAACTTATAGGAAGTCAAGCTGCAGCAGCTGATGCTTTATACGGTGATTTTATAGCACGACTAGACTCATCAAAAGCTGTAAAACGTGAAGGTTTTTATCCTGCAGTCGCTATCCATTCTCCATATTCTGTTCATCCTATTCTAGTAAAAAAAGCACTTGAACTTGTTAAAAATGAAAACCTTCAACTAACAGCTCACTTTATGGAGTCTCAAGCTGAAAGAGATTGGTTAGATAAAAGTTCCGGTGATTTTAAAGACTTTTTTGAACAGCTTCTAAAACAAAGTAATGCTATTTGTGATTCTGATGAGTTTTTATCGTATTTTGACGATCATAAGGCACTTTTTACTCATGCAACTAAAACTAATGAGAAAGAGCTTGATAGTATTTCCAAAAATAACCAAACGATTATCCACTGCCCCATTTCAAACAGACTTCTTGGAAACGGCGCACTAGATATTAAGACATTAAATGAAAAAAATATCCGCTGGATCTTAGCTACAGACGGACTTAGTTCAAACTATAAGCTTGACCTGTTTGAAGAGATGAAAGTAGCTCTATTTATGCATACTGACCAACCACTTTTAACTTTAGCAAATCAACTTTTAAAAAGTGTTACTATAGATGCTGCAGATGCACTTGGTTTAAATACGGGAGAGATCAAAGAGGGTAAAAATGCAGATATGATCGTTCTTGATTTGGATGTTGAACCAAATGAGGAACTGCCTATTCATATCATACTTCACCGTTACAATATTTCAAAAGTAATTATTAATGGAGAGGATGCTCTTTAAGAGCATTCATTTGCAGATAATATATACCTGTTACGTCCATTCTCTTTTGCTTTATATAACATCTTATCTGCTTTGGTAATTATATATTCTTCATTGATTGAAGGATGAACTATACAAGATACTACACCGACTGATATAGTAACATAATCATTTACCTGACTAGCTTTGTGTTCAACTTTGAGTCCTAAAACAGTATCACATATTTTTTGAGCCATTTTCGAGCTGTTATGAGGATCTGTTTCACTCATCAATACTCCAAACTCTTCACCGCCTAACCTAAACACATAATCACTAGGTCGTTTAAAAATCGAGTTTAAAGCAGAAGCTACTTTTTTCAAAGCATTATCACCCCCTACATGCCCGTAAGTATCGTTATATTGTTTAAAGTAATCAATATCTAGCATCATAAAAGTAAAATGTTTTTTAGAGCGCTTAGCACGTTTAAATTCTCTCTCATATACCATGTTAAAATAACGTCTGTTATGTAGTTTTGTAAGAGAATCTGTATATGAAGCATCTTCTAGTTTTTTATTAGCTTTTTTTAGTTTTTTATGGGCAACTTCAAGCTCAGTTTGATCATCTTGTATACTTTTAAATACTTGATATGAAATAACAAGTAGTCCAAAAATAACCATTAATAAAACAATTCCAAGTTGCTTTAAAGTTGCATCATAATTTTCTAAAAAATTCTTTCTTTCATATTTTGCAACATCTACTTCATAGTTTATAAGTTTTTTTATACTTTTATAAATGTGCTGTATTTTTTCCTCTAAGAGTTGTATTGATACATTTTCAAATCCATGTCCGTCTTTCGCATATTTTAGTAATTTTTCAAAATATATATTTGTATTTTTAATCTCCATAGAGACATACTCTACATATTGAATCTCTTCATCTCTTTTAAAATGACTCTCATAACTTTTCCATATTTTTTGTATCTTTTCTAACGAACTTGTTATATCGGAATAGAATTCATCTGAATTTATCTCTGAAGCTTTTGCTTTAAAAACTGTGGCAGACAACTCACCATTATAGATCTGTACAATCTCATTTAGTTCATAAATAGGTACTAGTGAACCAAAATAAAGTGAGTCCGTATTTTTTTTCATTGCATTAACATTAGCTGTACCTATAACGGAAATGGCTATTAATCCAAAAGTTATTAATACCAGTAAAAACAACAACTTGCTTCTAAGTTTTAATGCTTCAATAAATTTCATACTTATCTTTTAAGCAATTGATATACCACAAAATGATAAAATTTCGCAAAAAGAACAAGGAAAGAAAATGCCAGTTGCACATGCTATAAATACAGATAGTTATTTAGATCCAATAGAGATCGAAGCACATTTAAAAAATGTTGAATATGCTATTCTTGCTACACCTGCACCGAGTCATTTTAAAGACACACCTATCCAATTTACTATATTTTTAAATACACAAGATGTGTTTTCTCAAGATATCAAAGATGCAATTTTAGATAAGTTTTGCGATGAGAACAACATTACAAATCCATCTGAAGTTATGAGTCAGCTTATGCCTGTTGGTTTTGGTAGAAGTGCCGCACAAGATACACCTATGCCGCTACTTCTGATAAAACCAGAAGATCAAAATTCAATCCCACACACTGTTATGCACGTAATAGATTTTTTAGGGGATTCTGACCAGTTTTTTGAAGCAAAAACTGAAGGTTTAACAGGTTGGTCTTACTCTTATGGGAGTTAAGACTTTATTGTTATTACTTTATCTATATTTTCAAAAATCTTTTTAACTCTACCCTGCCAAAGTTTTTTAAACTCTTTGGCTTCTTCATCTGTCGCAAAATTTCTAAGCAGTTTTTGCATTAGTTCTGCTTGGGCTGGATCAGGCTTAATAACATCAGGGTTATAAGTAATTTCAACACTCTCATTAGTATCGTTTCTTTTAAACTTTACACTTGAATCAATAAGAGCATTAAAACTAACAAGTGAATGTCTAATATACTCACCTCCAATCCCTTTAAAGCCAAGTGTTTTCGTTGCACCTGTAATTTGACTCATTACATTTGAGATAATGCCTGCTACACCATCATTTTCATCAGAAGCATACTCTATCACGATCTCACCGCGGACAGGAGTTTCATCTTTATATAACTCTTTTAAACCAACAAGTGTCATTATATAGGCACCAGCAACTGTAGGACATGAATGTCCTGCATTTTTTACAACGTCTAAATAACTAAACTCAACTATACCATCATCTATACTTCCTAAAAACTCTGCTAGTTCATCTTTTAAAGTGATCGTTGGAAGCGTGTCAAAAAACTCCGGGTATTTCATAACTCTATTTCCTCTTAATTTATACTTTCTATATCTTCTACTGTTTTTATAATATCTGCCGATAAGTTTTCATAGCCATCATCCGTGAGCAATATATCATCCTCTATACGTATTCCGATTCCACGATATTTTTGCGGCACCTTTTTATCATCTATATCCAAGTAAAGTCCAGGTTCAATAGTTAAAACCATTCCCTTTGCCAGAACAATCTCTTTTCCGTTTTCATCTTTATAAGGACACTGATCATGAACATCTATACCCATCCAGTGGCCTATTCCATGTGGATAATAAGGTTTATATTTTTCTTTTTTTATAAGTTTTTTAATATCGCCTTTTAATATACCTAGCTCTACAAGAGACTCAGTTAAACACTTTACGGCAATCTTTTGTAATTTAGTTCTTTTTACACCAGGCTTTATTGCCTCTAGGACTTTTAACTGTGTGTCTAATACTAAGTTATATACCTCTTTTTGCTCCTCAGTAAACTTACCGCTTACAGGAATTGTCCTAGTTATATCACTAGCATAATGTTCATATTCACAACCTGCATCTATCAAAATTAAATCATTATTTTTAAATGGCTTATTATTCTCAATATAGTGCAGTGTATTTGCATTGTTTCCACCTGCAATAATAGATGTATATGCATCGCTGTAAGCACCCTGACTTTTAAAACTATGTTCTATTTCAGCTAATAGTTCATACTCAAATCGATCCTGCTTTTTAAATTTCATCGCTCTTAAATGAGCATCTTTTGTAATATTTATCGCTTTTTTTATAAGTTTTATCTCTGAATCTGATTTAACTAAGCGCATTTTTTGAATAATAGGTGCTATATTTTTATAATTTGATATATTTCTTGAATGTTTTTTTAAGAGATCAGCTTTTGAAAATGTCAGATCAAAATCAAAATATAAACTTTTCTTGGCACTGATATACTCTTTATATTTTTCTTCAAACTTATCATCTGTATATACTTGATCAACTAAAAACCTTTTTTTGGCTTCTTTAGCACCAAGCCTTTTTCCGTTCCACAGCTCATCTACTTTATCTTTTTTATTTACAAATAAAATTGACTTGTAGTTTTTATTTTTTTTAATTAAAACGAGAGTTGCATTATCCTCTTTAAAACCGGTCATATAGTAAAAATTGCTGTTCTGTCTATAAGGATATTCGGTATCGTTTGAACGTGTTTTATAACTGTTAGAAAAAATCACAGCTATGCTGTTTTTAGACATTTTAGAGACTAATGTGTCGCGTCTTTCTTTGTATTCGTCTTCTTTGATCATCTACAAACCTTAACAAACCAATCTGAACTCTCACTAAGTATATTTGTTAAAGCTGCATTTAGAGCATTTACACCACCATCTGCATCAAGTGTTTTAGAGTCTACTTTTGATCTAAAAGTTTTTGTGGAGATCACTTGTGATGTTTTGAAATCTATAATTGAGAAATTTATTTGAACCAATGAGTATGATTCTTTTAGATCTTTAGAATAATACTGCATAAAGTCTTCCAAATTAACTTCTATAATCAAATCAGCCATACTTCTTGATTTTGATTCTTGTACGCTTTTAAACAGTTCAATATTTCTTAGCATCTTTATAAGTTCATTTGAAACCGCATAATTAGGATTGTTTAGCCAAGCCGATTCTGAATATTCATAAACTTTTGAATCTCCCCTTACGTAGCTCATATCTTTTGATATTAAAGATGAGTTTGTAAATGCCAAGGCAACTTTAGCACTTTTAGAACTACAAGCAGACTCCTCAGTTTTAGCAAGATTTATATTAGGCGAGACTTTATACTTAACAATTGTCGGAACCTTTGTTGAACAAGCCGTAAATAAAAACAATAAACTTAGCAGTAGATATTTTCCCATATTATTCTCCTGGTCCTTTATTGATCTCTTGTGTTTTATAAAGTATATCTCCAGGACTTTTTTCATATTGTTCAGCCAATGAATCCATCCTGATGATCAACTGTTGCATCTCTAAAAGTGTATTGTTAATATTTGGAACCAACTCGCTTGTTATACCTTTAATATTAAAATCACCTCTTGCTACAGAAGCCTTAAAAACATCCATAGAACCTTTAATACCCATGTAACTTTTCATAATAGTTTGAAAATTAGCAGCTAGTTTATTCTCCCACTCTACACTATTTTCAATAAAATTTTCTATTTTTGGCATCATAATATTTAATTTTGCACTTGTTAATTCAATGTTTTCTATAGAGTTTTGAAAATGTTTTATAGTTTTTTCATTAAACATCCTATCAAGCTTATCCATAAACTTGGCAGATCTGTTCAAAATTATCGTTACTTGCTTTTGATTTTCCTCATTTAATAGTGCCTGAGTGCCATCAAGAGTTTTTGAAAGGTTTTTTGAAACATCACCAAACGAGAGTTCAAACTTCTCAAAAAAGCTAGGGGTACTTTTTATTACAGGATATCTTTCCCCATCGCTTTTTTCTAAAAGCTCAGTCCCGTTCTCACCCATTGTCAAGTTAATATAACTTAAACCGGTAATACCTTGCGAAGTTAGTTTTGCCCTTGTAGTAGTTTTAATAGGTGTAGTTTTCAATATACTAACAGTTACTTGAACCTGCTCCGTATTTTTTGGATTAATGTTTATTTTTGAGACTTTTCCAACATCAATTCCTCTGAACTTTACAGGTGCTTCAATGTTTAAACCAAGTACAGATTCATCAAAATATACATAATAATTTTTCATCGCCCTTTCTTGTGATGGTTGCAATAACCAATAAGAAAATACAACTATCATTGCCAGGCCTATAACGACAAGAATTCCGATAAGCGTATAGTTTACTTTGTTATTCATTTATAAGTTTGCCTTGAAAAATGTACGAATAAATTCACTTTTTTCATCTTTGATATTATCGAGCGAACCTTCATAAACAATTTTTTTATTATCTATAACAGCTATTTTATCCAATGTATTATAAATTGATTTTAAATCGTGCGATACCATAACTACACTAAGCCCCAAAAGTTCTCTTAATTTTAAAATTAATGAATCAAATTCCCTTGCAGAAATCGGATCAAGTCCACTTGTAGGCTCATCTAAAAATAAAAGTTTAGGATCTAGTGCCAAGGCACGTGCAAGTGCTGCTTTTTTCTTCATACCGCCTGATATTTGTGAGGGATAAAGTAATGCGTCTGATTGTTTTAAGCCGACTATATTTATTTTAAATGCAACTATCTCCTCGATCATTTTTTTACTTAGATCACTGTACTCTACAAGACCAAGCGCTATGTTTTCAGCTAAAGTCAGTGATGAGAACAGCGCTCCGGCTTGAAATAGAACTCCCCATTTTTGTCTTAATTCCTGCGCTTCATCTTGAGATATATAATTTAGATTGTGTCCTAACACCTCTATAGTTCCAGAGAAGTATTTTTGCAGCATAACCATCTCACGTAAAAGTGTAGTTTTTCCACATCCACTTGGGCCCAATAGACCGTAAATCTCACCCTCTTTTATCTCCAAGTTCAAGCCATCGTGAATAACAGTATCACCATATCTAGTTACTAAATTTTTTACACTTATAATACTCATCTAAATACCTAAATTAGTAAAGATTATTGAAAAGATTGCATCACACATTATTACGGCAAATATAGACTCTACTACACTCTTTGTAGTGTTAAAACCTATACTTTGCGTATCATCCTTTACGGCCATTCCTCTATATATTGCAATAGTGGCGATCAAGAATGCAAAAAATGGCCCCTTAACTATACCTACATAAAAATGTCTAACATCGATAGCTACCAAAAATCTGTCTAAAAACATATTTACCGTAATATCAAGATCAATATTGGCAACAATCATACCACCTATGATCGCCATAATATCAGATATAAATATAAGAATCGGCATCATTATCATTAGTGCAATAATTCTAGGCAATACTAAAAACAGATATGGATCAAAACCCATAGTTCGCATAGCGTCCAACTCTTCAGTTATCTTCATTGCACCAATCTGTGCCGTATAAGCACTTCCGCTTCTCCCAGCTATTACAATGGCTGTAATTATAGGTGCTAATTCACGCATAATAGAAATACCGAGCATATCAACTATAAAGATATTTGCACCGTATGTTTTTAACTGATAAGCTCCTTGATAAGCTACTACAAGTCCTATTAAAAAGCTTGTAAGGGCAATAATTCCAAGAGCTTTTACAGCACTTTCATTAATCTCAAAAGCTGTCTCTTTGTATCTTATACTATGCAAATTTTTAACTAGGTGAAGTTTTGTAGAAAACAGTTTTCCCAAAAATGCAAAGAAACTCATAAAACCAAGAAAGTTATTATAAGCACGCTTACCGATTGCTTCTAAAAAACTCTTTTTCTTTTTCTTTTTAGATGGAGTCGAAGAATATTTTTTTACTAGATTTATAGTGTCTAATATATCATCAGAATTACATAACAGTTCAAAAGATATATGTTGAGTTTCCAGACTTTTCATAAATTTTTCCAAGAATATGGCAGCCGTTGTATCAAAAAAAGTTAGATCATTTAAATCTATAACGATATTGTTAAAAGAAGTATAGTTTATTGATTTGATTTTAGCCTCATAATTAGAGACTTTATAAAGGTTAAACTCACCCTTAAACTTAAGAGTGAGTCCGGAATGCTCAGTTAGTATTTCTAGCTTGTCATTCATAAAATTTTATTTTTAGAAATCTCTTTCTAAAAGTTTATCCGGCTTTAAAATAGTGATAATTCTATCTTCCTCTTTTCCTACACCGTCTATTAAAGAGTCTTCAGCATTAATTGTATCAGGTGCCGGTCCTATGTTTGCTTTTTTAATACGTAGTGCCATAGTTAGCCTATCTATAACAAAACCTGCTACTTCATCACCGTGTTTCATAACTATAAAACGTGTCTCATCACTGTGTTTTTGTTCATTCAGTCCAAATTTAAGGCGTAAGTCTATTAAGGGTATTACAGCACCACGCATATTAAATACACCCTTTACGTAAGCCGGAACTTGAGGAACACGTGTCCATGTAAAAGGCTTAATGATCTCCTGAATCGATAAAATAGGCACTGCATACTCTTCATCGCCTATTATAAATCCTACTAGCTGAACTATGTCATCTAGTTGGCTTAAACTCTCATCTTCGTTTTGCTGCTGGCTTTGTTTATTTATTACATCTTTTAATTTTTCACTCATGATAAGAACTCCGATTTAAAGTTTACATTTCTTTGAACTACACTTGATAGGTAGTCAGCTGAGTATGGTTTAGTGATATATTCAACCATTCCACTCTCAACACCACGCATACGATCAGATTTACCAGTACGAGATGTTACGGCTATAAGCGGTAGGTTTTTATATCTGTTATATTTTTTTATCTCAGTAGCTAGTGTATATCCGTCCATTCTCGGCATTTCAATGTCTATAAGCATTGCATCAAAAGTATGTTCACCCTGTTTTAAGATATTTAATGCTTCTTGACCATCACTAGCTTCAACAAGTGTAACACCTAATGGCTCCATCGCCTTTCTCATAATAGTTC
This window contains:
- the flhF gene encoding flagellar biosynthesis protein FlhF, with the translated sequence MKILTFSGNSPSDALKKAKMEVGDEGMLIETREIQKKALGKEPLYEIVIGIDENDIPSSYQKPKKPLQQQTPLRQESEDILLNISKSAEQISQISDVTRPQFDYTDKKTQTVQNLNLAEPKELKEIKNQINKLGDKVKLIQDMFWDEKAPELESQIPPEFAEIYKLSVQSGMDRKHLDAIMRMTLEHMPLQMRENSTTVKRYFQTLLRKVIPIRMETNPSMGSKKVIMLVGPTGVGKTTSIAKLAARYSFLMQKKYKVGLVVLDTYRIGAVEQLMQYARMMKLGIETVVDPPEFSAALESLKYCDYILIDTMGSSPYDKNKIEKIYECLAANSTDYSVDVVLTMPSSIKYEDMLVTYENFSSLGVDTLMFTKLDETKGYGNIFSLAYETKKPISYFSVGQEVPEDLVCATSEFLVECMLNGFNRSKA
- the folK gene encoding 2-amino-4-hydroxy-6-hydroxymethyldihydropteridine diphosphokinase; amino-acid sequence: MYLKRKLNDELSIYKGLRYGYKTSQKSTYRHQVIVGIGGNTGDVKRRFEHLFCFFKKSNMVEVLQTSSILKNPPFGFLEQDDFFNALIVLKTNMLPMQILNYLQKVEKKFRRVRTFANAPRSLDLDIIFYDNICMNKEKLTLPHPGWNKRDSVLIPLMDLYR
- the aroQ gene encoding type II 3-dehydroquinate dehydratase, with the translated sequence MKVVVIQGPNLNMLGVREQQIYGPMKLEQIHAQMKEFAGQNNIEIEFFQSNLEGEIVDKIQECYGEAQGIIINPAAYTHTSIAIRDAISAVAIPTIEVHISNIHRREEFRKTNMVAPVCASSIVGFGPFGYHLAMVGMTQIMQEIAAAQAAQQQAQQQAQ
- a CDS encoding metal-dependent hydrolase yields the protein MRIITPHYILLEDRVVTNLSVAYDKTIKKIAPYEELLDEFPDAKVTSLRENSLLMPGLINAHVHIEFSGNKTELSYGDFISWLYSVIENREDLINGCSKECMNKAIDQMLRSGITTFGAISSHAMDLEACENAKQNVVFFNELIGSQAAAADALYGDFIARLDSSKAVKREGFYPAVAIHSPYSVHPILVKKALELVKNENLQLTAHFMESQAERDWLDKSSGDFKDFFEQLLKQSNAICDSDEFLSYFDDHKALFTHATKTNEKELDSISKNNQTIIHCPISNRLLGNGALDIKTLNEKNIRWILATDGLSSNYKLDLFEEMKVALFMHTDQPLLTLANQLLKSVTIDAADALGLNTGEIKEGKNADMIVLDLDVEPNEELPIHIILHRYNISKVIINGEDAL
- a CDS encoding diguanylate cyclase: MKFIEALKLRSKLLFLLVLITFGLIAISVIGTANVNAMKKNTDSLYFGSLVPIYELNEIVQIYNGELSATVFKAKASEINSDEFYSDITSSLEKIQKIWKSYESHFKRDEEIQYVEYVSMEIKNTNIYFEKLLKYAKDGHGFENVSIQLLEEKIQHIYKSIKKLINYEVDVAKYERKNFLENYDATLKQLGIVLLMVIFGLLVISYQVFKSIQDDQTELEVAHKKLKKANKKLEDASYTDSLTKLHNRRYFNMVYEREFKRAKRSKKHFTFMMLDIDYFKQYNDTYGHVGGDNALKKVASALNSIFKRPSDYVFRLGGEEFGVLMSETDPHNSSKMAQKICDTVLGLKVEHKASQVNDYVTISVGVVSCIVHPSINEEYIITKADKMLYKAKENGRNRYILSANECS
- a CDS encoding FmdE family protein, encoding MKYPEFFDTLPTITLKDELAEFLGSIDDGIVEFSYLDVVKNAGHSCPTVAGAYIMTLVGLKELYKDETPVRGEIVIEYASDENDGVAGIISNVMSQITGATKTLGFKGIGGEYIRHSLVSFNALIDSSVKFKRNDTNESVEITYNPDVIKPDPAQAELMQKLLRNFATDEEAKEFKKLWQGRVKKIFENIDKVITIKS
- a CDS encoding aminopeptidase P N-terminal domain-containing protein is translated as MIKEDEYKERRDTLVSKMSKNSIAVIFSNSYKTRSNDTEYPYRQNSNFYYMTGFKEDNATLVLIKKNKNYKSILFVNKKDKVDELWNGKRLGAKEAKKRFLVDQVYTDDKFEEKYKEYISAKKSLYFDFDLTFSKADLLKKHSRNISNYKNIAPIIQKMRLVKSDSEIKLIKKAINITKDAHLRAMKFKKQDRFEYELLAEIEHSFKSQGAYSDAYTSIIAGGNNANTLHYIENNKPFKNNDLILIDAGCEYEHYASDITRTIPVSGKFTEEQKEVYNLVLDTQLKVLEAIKPGVKRTKLQKIAVKCLTESLVELGILKGDIKKLIKKEKYKPYYPHGIGHWMGIDVHDQCPYKDENGKEIVLAKGMVLTIEPGLYLDIDDKKVPQKYRGIGIRIEDDILLTDDGYENLSADIIKTVEDIESIN
- a CDS encoding MlaD family protein, whose amino-acid sequence is MNNKVNYTLIGILVVIGLAMIVVFSYWLLQPSQERAMKNYYVYFDESVLGLNIEAPVKFRGIDVGKVSKININPKNTEQVQVTVSILKTTPIKTTTRAKLTSQGITGLSYINLTMGENGTELLEKSDGERYPVIKSTPSFFEKFELSFGDVSKNLSKTLDGTQALLNEENQKQVTIILNRSAKFMDKLDRMFNEKTIKHFQNSIENIELTSAKLNIMMPKIENFIENSVEWENKLAANFQTIMKSYMGIKGSMDVFKASVARGDFNIKGITSELVPNINNTLLEMQQLIIRMDSLAEQYEKSPGDILYKTQEINKGPGE
- a CDS encoding ABC transporter ATP-binding protein; this translates as MSIISVKNLVTRYGDTVIHDGLNLEIKEGEIYGLLGPSGCGKTTLLREMVMLQKYFSGTIEVLGHNLNYISQDEAQELRQKWGVLFQAGALFSSLTLAENIALGLVEYSDLSKKMIEEIVAFKINIVGLKQSDALLYPSQISGGMKKKAALARALALDPKLLFLDEPTSGLDPISAREFDSLILKLRELLGLSVVMVSHDLKSIYNTLDKIAVIDNKKIVYEGSLDNIKDEKSEFIRTFFKANL
- a CDS encoding ABC transporter permease, coding for MNDKLEILTEHSGLTLKFKGEFNLYKVSNYEAKIKSINYTSFNNIVIDLNDLTFFDTTAAIFLEKFMKSLETQHISFELLCNSDDILDTINLVKKYSSTPSKKKKKKSFLEAIGKRAYNNFLGFMSFFAFLGKLFSTKLHLVKNLHSIRYKETAFEINESAVKALGIIALTSFLIGLVVAYQGAYQLKTYGANIFIVDMLGISIMRELAPIITAIVIAGRSGSAYTAQIGAMKITEELDAMRTMGFDPYLFLVLPRIIALMIMMPILIFISDIMAIIGGMIVANIDLDITVNMFLDRFLVAIDVRHFYVGIVKGPFFAFLIATIAIYRGMAVKDDTQSIGFNTTKSVVESIFAVIMCDAIFSIIFTNLGI
- a CDS encoding chemotaxis protein CheW — translated: MSEKLKDVINKQSQQQNEDESLSQLDDIVQLVGFIIGDEEYAVPILSIQEIIKPFTWTRVPQVPAYVKGVFNMRGAVIPLIDLRLKFGLNEQKHSDETRFIVMKHGDEVAGFVIDRLTMALRIKKANIGPAPDTINAEDSLIDGVGKEEDRIITILKPDKLLERDF